From one Streptomyces sp. CA-210063 genomic stretch:
- a CDS encoding polyprenyl synthetase family protein: MTVVEPFGLSARDQALEADVQAGMTAVEEGLLEATKSEVPFIQEAAQHLLRAGGKRFRPLLVMLAAQFGDPYAPGVVPSAVVVELTHLATLYHDDVMDEAEVRRGVPSANARWDNSLAVLTGDFLFARASHVLADLGPDAVRIQAEAFERLVTGQILETAGPRDGRDPIEHYLDVLGGKTGSLVAVAGRLGALMAGADETVVDVLTQYGERLGVAFQLADDVLDIASDSHESGKTPGTDLREGVPTMPVLRLRERAGRLGLPDDIALCELLASDLTDDARHAEALARLRVHPALEQARRDTIRYAEEARAVLAPLPECDAKAALVELCDAVVHRAG; encoded by the coding sequence GTGACCGTCGTCGAGCCGTTTGGGCTGAGCGCGCGGGACCAGGCTCTCGAAGCCGATGTCCAGGCCGGAATGACGGCCGTCGAGGAGGGTCTGCTCGAGGCGACCAAGAGCGAGGTCCCCTTCATCCAGGAGGCCGCCCAGCATCTGCTGCGGGCGGGCGGCAAGCGGTTCCGGCCGCTGCTGGTGATGCTCGCGGCGCAGTTCGGCGACCCGTACGCGCCGGGTGTCGTGCCCTCGGCCGTGGTGGTCGAGCTGACGCATCTCGCCACGCTGTACCACGACGACGTGATGGACGAGGCCGAGGTGCGCCGGGGTGTGCCCAGCGCGAACGCCCGCTGGGACAACTCCCTCGCCGTCCTCACCGGTGACTTCCTCTTCGCCCGCGCCTCGCACGTCCTCGCCGACCTCGGCCCCGACGCCGTCCGTATCCAGGCCGAGGCCTTCGAGCGGCTGGTCACCGGGCAGATCCTGGAGACCGCCGGGCCACGCGACGGACGCGACCCGATCGAGCACTACCTCGACGTCCTCGGCGGCAAGACCGGCTCGCTGGTCGCGGTCGCCGGGCGGCTCGGCGCGCTGATGGCGGGCGCCGACGAGACCGTGGTCGACGTGCTGACCCAGTACGGGGAGCGGCTCGGCGTCGCCTTCCAGCTCGCCGACGACGTCCTCGACATCGCCTCCGACTCGCACGAGTCCGGCAAGACGCCGGGTACGGATCTGCGCGAGGGTGTGCCGACCATGCCGGTGCTGCGGCTGCGTGAGCGGGCGGGGCGGCTGGGGCTGCCGGACGACATCGCCCTCTGTGAGCTCCTCGCATCCGACCTCACCGACGACGCCCGCCACGCCGAGGCCCTGGCCCGGCTGCGCGTCCACCCCGCGCTGGAGCAGGCCCGCCGCGACACGATCCGCTACGCGGAGGAGGCGCGGGCCGTCCTGGCGCCGCTGCCGGAGTGCGACGCGAAGGCGGCGCTCGTGGAGCTGTGCGACGCGGTGGTGCACCGGGCCGGTTAG
- a CDS encoding LysM peptidoglycan-binding domain-containing protein, translating to MPARGKHRRPRSNALTRGVVAAGTGGAALALPLTVATTANAATPAQAATSAQSAPQSAPAAANPLTYTVVSGDTLSSIARKHGTSGGWQRLYQANRAAIGDNPALIRPGLKLTLKATKSTTASKASTATQASVKTYGNNLDGWIRESLDIMAQKGIPGSYDGIHRNIMRESSGNPQAINNWDSNAAAGIPSKGLLQVIDPTFAAYHVSGTPYDPYDPVANITAACNYAAARYGSIDNVFGPY from the coding sequence ATGCCCGCACGAGGCAAACACCGCCGTCCCAGAAGCAACGCGTTGACCCGTGGCGTCGTCGCCGCCGGAACGGGCGGGGCCGCACTCGCCCTCCCGCTCACGGTCGCCACGACCGCGAACGCCGCCACCCCGGCCCAGGCCGCCACCTCCGCACAGTCGGCCCCGCAGTCCGCGCCGGCCGCGGCCAACCCGCTGACGTACACCGTGGTCTCCGGCGACACGCTCTCCTCCATCGCCCGGAAGCACGGCACGAGCGGCGGCTGGCAGCGGCTCTACCAGGCCAACCGCGCGGCCATCGGCGACAACCCGGCGCTGATCCGCCCGGGCCTGAAGCTGACCCTCAAGGCGACGAAGTCGACCACCGCCTCGAAGGCCTCCACGGCCACGCAGGCGTCCGTCAAGACGTACGGGAACAACCTCGACGGCTGGATCCGCGAGTCGCTGGACATCATGGCGCAGAAGGGAATTCCCGGGTCGTACGACGGGATCCACCGCAACATCATGCGCGAGTCGTCGGGCAACCCGCAGGCCATCAACAACTGGGACTCCAACGCCGCCGCGGGCATCCCCTCGAAGGGCCTCCTCCAGGTCATCGACCCGACGTTCGCCGCGTACCACGTGTCCGGCACCCCGTACGACCCCTACGACCCGGTCGCGAACATCACGGCGGCGTGCAACTACGCCGCCGCGCGGTACGGCTCGATCGACAACGTGTTCGGTCCGTACTGA
- a CDS encoding HAD family hydrolase, with amino-acid sequence MAAPTAYSLIATDLDGTLLRSDDTLSDRSLAALARATGAGAQHLVVTGRPAPRVRPLLEDLGSRGLAVCGQGAQLYDTGADRLLWSVTLNRELAETALGKIEAEVGQVYAAVDQDGVDGLTLIEPGYLMPHPTLPAVRVPRRDDLWCEPISKVLLRHPYLSDDELASAARMAVGSLATVTMSGPGTVELQPCGITKATGLALAAEHLGLTPDETIAFGDMPNDIPMFDWAAHGVAMANAHPELKAVADEVTLSNEDDGIAVVLEKLFP; translated from the coding sequence ATGGCCGCTCCCACCGCATATTCACTCATCGCCACTGACCTGGACGGAACGCTCCTGCGCAGTGACGACACGCTCTCCGACCGGTCCCTCGCCGCGCTGGCGCGGGCCACGGGGGCCGGTGCTCAGCACCTCGTGGTGACGGGACGGCCGGCGCCGAGAGTCCGCCCACTGCTGGAGGACCTCGGCAGCAGGGGGCTCGCGGTGTGCGGACAGGGCGCGCAGTTGTACGACACCGGCGCGGACCGGCTGCTCTGGTCCGTCACCCTGAACCGGGAGCTCGCCGAGACCGCGCTCGGCAAGATCGAGGCCGAGGTCGGACAGGTGTACGCGGCCGTCGACCAGGACGGGGTCGACGGCCTCACCCTGATCGAGCCCGGCTACCTCATGCCGCACCCCACGCTGCCCGCCGTACGCGTGCCGCGCCGGGACGACCTGTGGTGCGAGCCGATCAGCAAGGTGCTGCTGCGCCATCCCTATCTGTCCGACGACGAGTTGGCCTCGGCGGCGCGCATGGCGGTCGGTTCGCTGGCGACGGTCACCATGTCGGGGCCCGGCACCGTCGAACTCCAGCCATGCGGCATCACCAAGGCGACGGGCCTCGCCCTGGCCGCCGAACATCTCGGACTGACCCCGGACGAGACCATCGCGTTCGGCGACATGCCCAACGACATCCCGATGTTCGACTGGGCCGCGCACGGGGTCGCCATGGCCAACGCCCACCCCGAACTCAAGGCCGTCGCCGACGAGGTGACCCTGTCGAACGAGGACGACGGGATCGCGGTGGTCCTGGAGAAGCTCTTCCCGTGA
- a CDS encoding NAD(P)-binding domain-containing protein — protein MIQPVAVIGAGPFGLSTAAHLRAHGIPVRVFGEPMVSWRDNMPAGMLLKSTPAASTIDAPQRGHTLADYCDAAGIRRLVTDEDIIPVETFVSYGEWFQQRLVPELERVRVVSVDRSKGGGFELKLDSGELFAARAVVVASGLFGLAHLPPELAAAAVDGPTPTGPVSHSSQHPDLSRFQGKELIVVGAGQSALETAVLAAEAGARVRVAARGRGSVAFGAPPWKQPRLRPESPFGRAWSLWALSYYPHPYRYLPAATRHHLVRRVLGPLGAWWLRERFEGRVEAREVARVVRAGVIDGSPRLVLRGHDGRTEEWGADHVIAATGYRVDLGAMGFLGHELRTELAVSRGTPVLGAGFRSSIPGLYFTGLPAAASYGPVMRFVCGTEFASPRLARHLATAHG, from the coding sequence GTGATTCAACCGGTAGCAGTCATCGGTGCCGGGCCGTTCGGCCTGTCCACCGCCGCGCATCTGCGGGCGCACGGCATTCCGGTCCGTGTCTTCGGTGAACCCATGGTCAGCTGGCGGGACAACATGCCCGCCGGGATGCTGCTGAAATCGACCCCGGCGGCGTCCACCATCGACGCCCCGCAGCGCGGCCACACCCTGGCCGACTACTGCGACGCCGCCGGCATCAGGCGGCTCGTCACGGACGAGGACATCATCCCGGTCGAGACCTTCGTCTCGTACGGGGAGTGGTTCCAGCAGCGGCTCGTGCCCGAGCTGGAGCGGGTGCGGGTGGTGTCCGTCGACCGGAGCAAGGGCGGCGGCTTCGAACTGAAACTGGACTCGGGGGAGTTGTTCGCGGCGCGGGCCGTCGTGGTGGCGAGCGGTCTGTTCGGGCTGGCGCATCTGCCGCCCGAGCTGGCGGCCGCGGCCGTCGACGGACCCACCCCCACGGGGCCCGTCTCGCACAGCTCCCAGCACCCCGATCTGAGCCGGTTCCAGGGCAAGGAGCTGATCGTCGTGGGCGCCGGGCAGTCCGCCCTGGAGACGGCGGTCCTGGCGGCCGAGGCGGGCGCACGGGTGCGGGTCGCCGCGCGCGGGCGAGGGTCCGTGGCCTTCGGCGCACCCCCGTGGAAGCAGCCGAGGCTGCGCCCCGAGTCGCCGTTCGGACGCGCCTGGTCGTTGTGGGCGCTCAGCTATTACCCGCACCCCTACCGGTACTTGCCCGCCGCCACCCGGCACCACCTGGTCCGCCGGGTGCTCGGGCCGCTGGGCGCGTGGTGGTTGCGCGAGCGGTTCGAGGGGCGGGTGGAGGCGCGGGAGGTCGCGCGGGTGGTGCGGGCCGGGGTCATCGACGGGAGCCCGCGGCTGGTGCTGCGCGGGCATGACGGCCGTACGGAGGAGTGGGGCGCGGACCATGTCATCGCCGCCACGGGGTATCGCGTCGACCTGGGGGCCATGGGCTTTCTCGGGCACGAGCTGCGTACGGAGCTGGCGGTGAGCCGGGGGACGCCGGTGCTCGGGGCCGGGTTCCGGTCGTCGATACCGGGGCTGTACTTCACGGGGTTGCCGGCGGCGGCGTCGTACGGGCCGGTGATGCGGTTCGTGTGTGGGACGGAGTTCGCTTCGCCTCGGTTGGCTCGGCATCTTGCGACGGCGCATGGGTGA
- a CDS encoding carboxylate--amine ligase translates to MGGPVARGSWAAPVPVDRGVPGLVVKFGDYPLHHGGVGAIRSLGRLGVPMYAITEDRCTPAAVSRYLRRAFVWPTTGTEEPEWLVDRLLGIGREIGRPTVLIPTDEEAAVLIAEHQEELGERFLFPRVDGTLPRRLASKKGLHELCGEHGISSPVSSFPQSYDDVERFAERARFPVVAKNREAFERRRQPAVNGTTRIADREGLLRLARGWGERPGVILQEYLPREDAEDWIVHAYFDADSTPLAMFTGVKVRSWPPHAGMTANAYVVDNPELADIAARFIKQIGFSGVIDLDLRFDRRDGQYKLLDFNPRMGAQFRLFENEAGIDVVRAMHLDLTGRSVPEGEQLAGRRYIVENIDLPALLAYRRSGYTTPHAPARASGTELAWFAGDDPLPFLTMLARFVRPGARHLYQLWRTSRTSRIGRTGRTSRIGRPGTTHVRP, encoded by the coding sequence GTGGGGGGACCCGTGGCCAGGGGTTCTTGGGCTGCGCCGGTACCGGTGGACCGGGGCGTTCCTGGGCTCGTCGTGAAGTTCGGTGACTATCCGCTGCACCATGGTGGGGTCGGAGCCATCCGCAGCCTGGGGCGGCTCGGGGTGCCGATGTATGCGATCACGGAGGACCGTTGCACACCGGCCGCCGTCTCGCGCTATCTGCGGCGGGCCTTCGTGTGGCCGACGACCGGGACGGAGGAGCCCGAGTGGTTGGTGGACAGACTGCTGGGCATCGGGCGGGAGATCGGGCGGCCGACTGTTCTCATTCCGACGGATGAGGAGGCGGCGGTTCTCATCGCCGAGCATCAGGAGGAGCTGGGGGAGCGATTTCTCTTTCCTCGCGTCGACGGGACGTTGCCCCGGCGGCTCGCCAGCAAAAAGGGGCTCCATGAACTGTGTGGGGAGCACGGGATTTCCAGTCCCGTGAGTTCCTTTCCGCAGTCGTACGACGATGTCGAGCGGTTCGCGGAACGGGCTCGCTTTCCCGTGGTGGCCAAGAACCGGGAGGCGTTCGAGCGGCGCCGGCAGCCCGCGGTGAACGGCACGACGAGGATCGCCGACCGGGAAGGGCTGTTGCGGCTCGCCCGGGGATGGGGCGAGCGGCCCGGGGTGATTCTCCAGGAGTATCTGCCCCGGGAGGACGCCGAGGACTGGATCGTGCACGCGTACTTCGACGCGGACTCGACACCGCTGGCGATGTTCACCGGGGTGAAGGTGCGGTCGTGGCCGCCGCATGCGGGGATGACGGCCAACGCGTATGTCGTCGACAATCCGGAACTCGCGGACATCGCCGCGCGGTTCATCAAACAGATCGGATTCAGTGGCGTCATCGACCTCGATCTGCGGTTCGACCGGCGGGACGGGCAGTACAAGCTGCTCGATTTCAATCCGCGGATGGGCGCGCAGTTCCGGCTCTTCGAGAACGAGGCCGGGATCGACGTCGTGCGCGCCATGCATCTCGATCTGACCGGGCGTTCGGTGCCGGAGGGGGAGCAGCTCGCCGGACGTCGGTACATCGTGGAGAACATCGATCTGCCGGCCCTGCTCGCCTACCGGCGCAGCGGGTACACCACGCCGCACGCGCCGGCTCGCGCGAGCGGTACGGAGCTGGCGTGGTTCGCGGGTGACGACCCGCTGCCGTTCCTCACGATGCTGGCGCGCTTCGTACGGCCGGGTGCGAGGCATCTCTATCAGCTGTGGCGGACCAGTCGGACCAGTCGGATCGGCCGGACGGGTCGGACCAGCCGGATCGGTCGTCCCGGCACCACCCATGTGCGTCCCTAG
- the fahA gene encoding fumarylacetoacetase, whose product MPPFDVPEGDPFDVPEGHPFGPHNLPYGVFSPPGSDARTVGVRLGDHVLDAAAAASALGSPYAALLAHPTLNPLLAAGRTAWSDIRRALTAWLTVPSHRETIAPHFRPLSSVTLHLPFEVSDYVDFYASENHARNVGKIFRPDSPDPLTPNWKHLPIGYHGRSGTVVVSGTEVVRPAGQRKAPSDPAPVFGPSVRLDIEAEVGFVVGVPSPMGHPVALGDFRDHVFGLCLLNDWSARDLQAWEYVPLGPFLGKSFATSISAWITPLDALDEARVSPPDRTHALLPYLDDSAPDVDPGGYDLHLTVAINGHVVSEPPFSTMYWTAAQQLAHMTVNGASLRTGDLYGSGTVSGPSPTQRGSLLELTWNARDPLDLPTGTRTFLEDGDEVTITAWAPGPTGTKVGLGEVTGRVVPRG is encoded by the coding sequence ATGCCCCCCTTCGATGTCCCCGAAGGCGATCCCTTCGACGTCCCCGAGGGCCACCCCTTCGGTCCGCACAACCTCCCCTACGGCGTCTTCTCGCCCCCCGGCTCCGACGCACGCACGGTGGGCGTCCGCCTCGGCGACCATGTCCTGGACGCCGCCGCGGCCGCGTCCGCGCTCGGCTCCCCGTACGCCGCGCTTCTGGCCCACCCCACCCTCAACCCCCTGCTGGCGGCGGGGCGCACGGCCTGGTCGGACATCCGCCGGGCGTTGACGGCCTGGCTGACGGTCCCCTCGCACCGGGAGACGATCGCGCCGCACTTCCGCCCCCTCTCCTCGGTGACCCTCCATCTCCCCTTCGAGGTCTCGGACTACGTCGACTTCTACGCCTCGGAGAACCACGCCCGGAACGTGGGCAAGATCTTCCGCCCCGACTCTCCCGACCCGCTGACCCCCAACTGGAAGCATCTGCCGATCGGTTACCACGGCCGATCCGGCACGGTTGTCGTCTCCGGCACCGAGGTGGTGCGGCCGGCCGGCCAGCGCAAGGCCCCGTCCGACCCGGCGCCCGTGTTCGGCCCGTCCGTCCGCCTGGACATCGAGGCCGAGGTCGGTTTCGTGGTGGGCGTGCCGTCCCCGATGGGTCACCCGGTAGCGTTGGGCGACTTCCGGGACCATGTCTTCGGGCTCTGCCTCCTCAACGACTGGTCCGCCCGCGATCTCCAGGCCTGGGAGTACGTCCCTCTGGGCCCCTTCCTCGGCAAGTCCTTCGCCACCTCGATCTCGGCCTGGATCACGCCCCTGGACGCCCTGGACGAGGCCCGCGTGTCCCCGCCGGACCGTACCCACGCCCTCCTCCCCTACCTGGACGACTCAGCCCCCGACGTCGACCCCGGCGGCTACGACCTCCACCTCACCGTCGCCATCAACGGCCACGTCGTCTCCGAGCCGCCCTTCTCCACGATGTACTGGACCGCCGCCCAGCAACTGGCCCACATGACCGTCAACGGCGCCTCCCTCCGCACCGGCGACCTCTACGGCTCCGGCACGGTCAGCGGCCCCTCCCCCACCCAACGCGGCTCCCTCCTGGAACTCACCTGGAACGCCCGCGACCCCCTCGACCTCCCCACCGGCACACGCACGTTCCTGGAGGACGGCGACGAGGTGACGATCACCGCATGGGCCCCGGGACCGACCGGAACGAAGGTGGGCCTGGGCGAGGTCACGGGCAGGGTTGTGCCCCGGGGCTAG
- a CDS encoding VOC family protein: MKIHLSSVFVDDQEKALRFYTDVLGFVKKHDVPIGEDRWLTVVSPEDPDGTELLLEPSGHRAVQPYKTALVEDGIPATSFAVDDVQAEFDRLRGLGVRFTQEPLEMGPVTTAVLDDTCGNLIQIVHSE, from the coding sequence ATGAAGATCCACCTGTCCAGTGTCTTCGTCGACGACCAGGAGAAGGCGCTGCGTTTCTATACCGATGTGCTGGGCTTCGTGAAGAAGCACGACGTCCCGATCGGCGAGGACCGGTGGCTGACCGTGGTCTCGCCGGAGGATCCCGACGGAACCGAGCTGCTGCTGGAGCCCTCCGGCCATCGCGCGGTGCAGCCGTACAAGACCGCGCTCGTCGAGGACGGCATCCCGGCCACCTCCTTCGCCGTGGACGACGTACAGGCGGAGTTCGACCGGCTGCGCGGACTCGGCGTGCGCTTCACCCAGGAGCCGCTGGAGATGGGCCCGGTCACCACCGCGGTCCTGGACGACACCTGCGGCAACCTGATCCAGATCGTGCACAGCGAGTGA
- the recQ gene encoding DNA helicase RecQ → MIGTGGTSVMADEGRTAGPGAGGAAPGPGGAVGAGRGAESEALAVLHRVFGYDAFRGEQEAVIEHVVAGGDAVVLMPTGGGKSLCYQIPSLVRPGTGIVVSPLIALMQDQVDALRALGVRAGFMNSTQDFDERRVVEAEFLAGELDLLYLAPERLRLDATLDLLGRGKISVFAIDEAHCVSQWGHDFRPDYLSLSLLGERWPDVPRIALTATATHATHREITERLAMPRARHFEASFDRPNIQYRIVPKADPKKQLLSFLRQEHPGDAGIVYCLSRNSVERTAEFLSKNGVEAVPYHAGLDAGTRAAHQSRFLREEGLVVVATIAFGMGIDKPDVRFVAHLDLPKSVEGYYQETGRAGRDGLPSTAWMAYGLNDVIQQRKMIQGSEGDEAFRRRAASHLDAMLALCETAQCRRGQLLQYFGQEPQAEGCGNCDTCLVPPETWDGTVAAQKVLSTVVRLQRERGQKFGAVQIVDILMGRRTAKVIQFDHDQLSVFGIGEELAEGEWRGVVRQLLAQGLLAVEGEYGTLVLTEESGAVLRREREVPLRKEPKKPVTSRSAAGGSGSSGSGRGDRKAKAAAVELSDELVPVFEALRAWRAEQAREQGVPAYVIFHDATLREIAATAPTSVAELGTISGIGEKKLATYGEGVLGVLASLGGAPGGASGSGSASGPAWEEASGDTSAPASPGPTGDAAEDFDWTDVEPEPEHDDWA, encoded by the coding sequence ATGATCGGGACGGGCGGGACGAGTGTGATGGCGGACGAGGGCAGGACAGCCGGGCCGGGAGCGGGCGGGGCGGCTCCGGGGCCGGGCGGGGCCGTGGGCGCGGGACGCGGGGCGGAGAGCGAGGCGCTGGCCGTGCTCCACCGGGTCTTCGGGTACGACGCCTTCCGGGGCGAGCAGGAAGCGGTCATCGAGCATGTGGTCGCGGGCGGGGACGCCGTCGTGCTCATGCCGACCGGCGGCGGCAAGTCCCTCTGCTATCAGATTCCGTCCCTGGTCAGACCAGGTACGGGCATTGTGGTCTCCCCCTTGATCGCACTGATGCAGGACCAGGTGGACGCGCTGCGGGCGCTGGGCGTGCGCGCAGGGTTCATGAACTCCACGCAGGACTTCGACGAGCGGCGGGTGGTCGAGGCGGAGTTCCTCGCGGGGGAGCTCGACCTGCTGTATCTCGCGCCGGAGCGGCTGCGGCTCGACGCCACGCTCGATCTGCTCGGACGCGGCAAGATCTCCGTGTTCGCGATCGACGAGGCGCACTGCGTGTCCCAGTGGGGACACGACTTCCGGCCCGACTACCTGTCTTTGTCCCTGCTGGGCGAGCGCTGGCCGGACGTGCCGCGCATCGCGCTCACGGCCACCGCCACCCACGCCACGCACCGGGAGATCACCGAGCGGCTGGCCATGCCCCGGGCCCGGCACTTCGAGGCCAGCTTCGACCGGCCCAACATCCAGTACCGGATCGTGCCCAAGGCCGACCCGAAGAAGCAGCTCCTGTCCTTCCTGCGCCAGGAGCACCCCGGCGACGCGGGCATCGTCTACTGCCTGTCCCGCAACTCCGTCGAACGGACGGCGGAATTCCTGAGCAAGAACGGCGTCGAGGCGGTGCCGTACCACGCGGGCCTCGACGCGGGCACCCGCGCGGCACACCAGTCGCGGTTCCTGCGGGAGGAAGGGCTCGTGGTCGTCGCCACGATCGCCTTCGGCATGGGCATCGACAAGCCCGACGTACGGTTCGTCGCGCACCTGGACCTGCCGAAGTCGGTGGAGGGCTACTACCAGGAGACTGGCCGCGCCGGCCGCGACGGCCTGCCCTCCACGGCCTGGATGGCGTACGGCCTGAACGACGTCATACAGCAGCGGAAGATGATCCAGGGCAGTGAGGGCGACGAGGCGTTCCGCCGCCGGGCCGCCAGCCATCTGGACGCGATGCTGGCGCTCTGCGAGACCGCCCAGTGCCGGCGCGGCCAGCTGCTCCAGTACTTCGGTCAGGAACCGCAGGCCGAGGGCTGCGGCAACTGCGACACCTGCCTCGTACCGCCGGAGACCTGGGACGGCACCGTCGCCGCGCAGAAGGTCCTCTCCACGGTGGTGCGGTTGCAGCGGGAGCGCGGGCAGAAGTTCGGCGCCGTGCAGATCGTCGACATCCTGATGGGGCGGCGGACCGCGAAGGTCATCCAGTTCGACCACGACCAGCTGTCCGTCTTCGGTATCGGCGAGGAGCTGGCCGAGGGTGAATGGCGGGGGGTGGTGCGGCAGTTGCTCGCTCAGGGGCTCCTCGCGGTCGAGGGCGAGTACGGCACGCTCGTGCTCACCGAGGAGAGCGGGGCGGTGCTGCGGCGGGAGCGGGAGGTGCCGCTGCGCAAGGAGCCGAAGAAGCCGGTGACCTCGCGGTCGGCGGCGGGCGGCTCGGGTTCCTCGGGCTCCGGCCGGGGCGACCGCAAGGCCAAGGCGGCCGCCGTCGAACTGTCGGACGAGCTGGTCCCCGTCTTCGAGGCCCTGCGCGCCTGGCGCGCCGAACAGGCCCGCGAACAGGGCGTCCCCGCCTACGTCATCTTCCACGACGCCACCCTTCGCGAGATCGCGGCCACGGCTCCCACCTCCGTCGCCGAGCTCGGCACCATCAGCGGCATCGGCGAGAAGAAGCTCGCGACGTACGGGGAGGGCGTACTGGGGGTGCTCGCTTCGCTGGGCGGGGCTCCCGGTGGGGCGTCGGGCTCGGGGTCGGCGTCGGGACCGGCATGGGAAGAGGCGAGCGGGGACACCTCGGCCCCGGCGTCGCCGGGGCCGACGGGTGACGCGGCCGAGGACTTCGACTGGACCGATGTGGAGCCGGAGCCCGAGCACGATGACTGGGCGTAG
- the nuoN gene encoding NADH-quinone oxidoreductase subunit NuoN, giving the protein MSASAVHSLWTTAADPITKIDAPKIEYGQLSPTLIVIGAAIIGVLVEAFVPRRSRYYAQVFVSVVALAAAFAAVVALAAGGYGTTKAGIAAMGAIAVDGPALFLQGTILLAGILGVFTFAERRLDPAAHGNRVDSFAAQAASVPGSDSEKAAVKAGFTTTEVFPLLLFAIGGMLIFPAANDLLTLFIALEVFSLPLYLLCAVARRKRLMSQEAAVKYFLLGAFASAFTLFGIALLYGYAGSVKYATIAQVVDGTIAEINPALAGTMGNDVLLLIGAAMVVMGLLFKVGAVPFHMWTPDVYQGAPTPVTGFMAAATKVAAFGALLRLLYVVLPGLRWDWRPVMWAVAIVTMLGGAIVAITQTDIKRLLAYSSIAHAGFILAGVIAASPDGVSSVLFYLGAYSFVTIGAFAVVTLVRDAGGEATHLSKWAGLGRRSPLVAAVFAVFLLAFAGIPLTSGFAGKFAVFKAAAEGGAGAIVVVGVISSAIAAFFYIRVIVLMFFSEPRPEGPTVAVPSPLTMTAIGVGVAVTLVLGVAPQYFLDLAGQAGVFVR; this is encoded by the coding sequence GTGAGCGCATCAGCCGTCCACAGCCTGTGGACAACCGCGGCCGACCCGATCACGAAGATCGACGCGCCGAAGATCGAATACGGTCAATTGTCGCCCACTCTGATCGTCATCGGGGCGGCGATCATCGGGGTGCTTGTCGAGGCCTTCGTGCCGCGCAGGTCCCGCTACTACGCCCAGGTGTTCGTCTCCGTCGTCGCCCTGGCGGCCGCCTTCGCCGCGGTCGTCGCCCTCGCGGCGGGCGGATACGGCACCACGAAGGCCGGAATCGCCGCGATGGGCGCCATCGCCGTGGACGGACCGGCCCTGTTCCTCCAGGGCACGATCCTCCTGGCCGGCATCCTCGGCGTCTTCACCTTCGCCGAGCGACGCCTCGACCCGGCCGCGCACGGCAACCGGGTCGACTCCTTCGCCGCGCAGGCCGCGTCGGTGCCCGGCAGCGACAGCGAGAAGGCCGCGGTGAAGGCCGGGTTCACCACCACCGAGGTGTTCCCGCTGCTGCTCTTCGCGATCGGCGGCATGCTGATCTTCCCGGCGGCCAACGACCTGCTGACTCTGTTCATCGCCCTGGAAGTCTTCTCGCTCCCGCTCTACCTGCTGTGTGCCGTGGCCCGCCGCAAGCGGCTCATGTCGCAGGAGGCCGCGGTCAAGTACTTCCTGCTCGGCGCCTTCGCCTCCGCCTTCACCCTCTTCGGCATCGCCCTGCTGTACGGCTACGCGGGCTCGGTGAAGTACGCGACGATCGCCCAGGTCGTCGACGGCACCATCGCAGAGATCAACCCCGCCCTCGCCGGCACCATGGGCAACGACGTGCTGCTCCTCATCGGCGCCGCCATGGTCGTCATGGGCCTGCTGTTCAAGGTCGGCGCGGTGCCGTTCCACATGTGGACACCGGATGTGTACCAGGGCGCGCCCACGCCGGTCACCGGGTTCATGGCGGCGGCCACGAAGGTGGCGGCGTTCGGCGCGCTGCTGCGCCTGCTCTACGTCGTCCTGCCCGGTCTGCGCTGGGACTGGCGGCCGGTCATGTGGGCCGTCGCCATCGTCACCATGCTGGGCGGCGCGATCGTCGCCATCACCCAGACCGACATCAAGCGGCTGCTCGCCTACTCGTCGATCGCCCACGCCGGCTTCATCCTCGCCGGTGTCATCGCGGCCTCGCCCGACGGCGTCTCGTCCGTGCTGTTCTACCTGGGTGCCTACTCGTTCGTGACGATCGGCGCGTTCGCCGTGGTGACCCTCGTGCGGGACGCGGGCGGCGAGGCGACGCATCTGTCCAAGTGGGCCGGGCTCGGGCGCAGGTCACCGCTGGTGGCGGCCGTGTTCGCGGTCTTCCTGCTGGCCTTCGCGGGCATTCCGCTGACCTCCGGGTTCGCCGGGAAGTTCGCCGTGTTCAAGGCGGCGGCGGAGGGCGGCGCGGGCGCGATCGTCGTGGTCGGTGTGATCTCGTCGGCCATCGCCGCGTTCTTCTACATCCGCGTCATCGTGCTCATGTTCTTCAGCGAGCCGCGGCCCGAGGGGCCGACCGTCGCCGTGCCGTCGCCGCTGACCATGACCGCGATCGGGGTCGGCGTGGCCGTCACGCTGGTGCTCGGTGTCGCGCCGCAGTACTTCCTGGATCTGGCGGGGCAGGCGGGAGTGTTCGTCCGCTGA